The Schizosaccharomyces pombe strain 972h- genome assembly, chromosome: I genome contains a region encoding:
- the mpc2 gene encoding pyruvate transmembrane transporter Mpc2, protein MFRAGFKRFWNHPAGPKTVHFWAPAMKWTLVLSGIGDYARSPEYLSIRQYAALCATGAIWTRWSLIVRPKNYFNATVNFFLAIVGAVQVSRILVYQRQQKRITAQSEQRTELARSLAA, encoded by the coding sequence ATGTTTCGTGCTGGCTTTAAACGCTTTTGGAATCACCCTGCCGGTCCCAAGACTGTTCATTTTTGGGCTCCTGCCATGAAATGGACTTTAGTCCTTTCTGGTATTGGTGATTATGCCCGTTCCCCAGAATACCTTTCTATTCGTCAATATGCCGCCTTGTGTGCCACTGGTGCTATTTGGACTCGGTGGTCTCTGATCGTTCGTCctaaaaattactttaatGCTACTGTCAACTTTTTCTTGGCCATCGTTGGTGCCGTTCAAGTTTCAAGGATTCTTGTATATCAACGACAACAAAAACGCATCACCGCTCAAAGTGAGCAACGTACCGAGTTGGCCCGAAGCCTTGctgcataa
- the cfh1 gene encoding chitin synthase regulatory factor-like Chr3 — MKDSHSSRRKYEKEKLVFATNNGKRTEGTPAFLKSGNTASSSSPTLQFRPTSRYPTLSHEPVYTNVLDLSSRIDANRASIMSATMGTPPSALKFSKKKISRPVVSEDTFKDKLPRATIPVKPEPQPQYKIPAAPAPTSKRVVNRGLKLNTNLRQASPILPSPSLKLDRQDAPIQINHEQKEDFLVSIPRPTPMTNLDDGKDEIGQPDPHRKYMAPPRVNSISRVQRRMSYIPYGGFDDFLDNYYKDDDTVLEDNQLKSNSRIETLEEEDGAESDSITNTVSNASSDAEPAHRHLGPVYENSGHLPSKSHFSSTDSNTDSFGLESDERSLPSVSNDLKSSETLKNPRNDDLLTLQQPPRYPHSQMVMLPARSPVEVPAPTFDRRNVSRNSNNNSPEGYDNNRTNPTVNNLPSYPTNLARPKAIKPMPTSIHGQTSPLSPIPPVHTTHGLVSDIRPLPSVSSPIMRADSTPISHNLAVTPSFSPIPQQSNKSIGNHKNTSVANVSSKVANSKFERNISMMSNSNASSPAIFEVGAEAKEKTKDAIPCHPDDKLMIPSPKIVTHGDAMQEEQRLRQKSQITPDDEVELAKVYLNALETLENKPSLAPDQASYNTRINVYRTRAVELLKKNAYPSKTQNTVPEALFLIGQFHSQGVLGFRRDLGKAFELYSLAAKKGHPLSNYRVAVCLQTGTGVKPDTSKCVAIYKKAAEMDVVEAMFRIALIYLNGLLGQKRNISLGVQWLERACKSKGPESVRAMYELAKIYEQPDRYGVSATPERKFELYKQSAVYGYAAAQCKLGECYEHGLLGCLAEPRRSIFWYTRAAEQDYGEAELGLSGWYLTGSEGILPKNGEEALLWAHKAACKGLAKAQYAVGFMMEQGIGVAADPSSAHNWYIRAAKQGFPKAKKRLEEQALSSKQTHSKAPKKKQQEQCVVM, encoded by the coding sequence ATGAAAGATTCACATAGCTCTCGGAGGAAGTATGAGAAGGAAAAGTTGGTATTCGCAACGAATAATGGAAAAAGAACAGAGGGTACCCcagcttttttaaaaagcgGTAACACAGCTTCTTCATCCTCCCCTACTCTTCAATTTCGTCCTACATCGAGATATCCGACATTGAGCCATGAACCAGTGTATACGAATGTTTTGGACCTGTCTTCAAGGATTGACGCGAACAGGGCTAGTATAATGAGCGCTACAATGGGTACTCCACCTTCAGCATTGAAATTCtccaagaaaaaaatatcccGGCCTGTTGTTAGTGAAGATACCTTCAAAGACAAATTGCCGCGTGCAACCATACCGGTCAAGCCGGAGCCACAGCCACAGTATAAAATTCCAGCTGCACCTGCTCCTACAAGCAAACGTGTAGTTAACCGTGGGTTAAAGCTGAACACTAATTTGAGACAGGCTTCTCCTATTTTGCCTTCACCTAGTTTAAAGTTGGATCGGCAAGATGCCCCAATACAAATAAATCATGAGCAgaaagaagattttttggtttctaTTCCGCGACCAACGCCAATGACCAATTTAGATGATGGAAAGGATGAGATTGGACAACCGGATCCTCATAGAAAATATATGGCACCTCCACGTGTTAATTCTATAAGTCGTGTACAGCGTCGTATGAGTTACATACCATACGGTGGGTTTGATGACTTCTTAGATAACTATTACAAGGATGACGATACTGTACTTGAAGACAATCAGCTTAAGAGTAACTCTCGAATAGAAACTTTGGAGGAAGAAGATGGAGCAGAAAGTGACTCCATCACAAATACAGTTTCTAATGCTTCGTCAGATGCAGAACCTGCTCATCGTCATTTGGGACCAGTTTATGAAAACTCTGGACACCTCCCTTCAAAAAGTCACTTTTCATCAACCGACTCGAATACAGATTCATTCGGGTTAGAAAGCGATGAACGTTCGCTTCCTTCAGTTTCTAATGACTTAAAATCATCCgaaactttgaaaaatccTCGAAATGATGATTTGCTTACACTTCAACAACCACCTCGTTATCCACATTCTCAAATGGTAATGCTACCAGCTCGTTCTCCAGTTGAGGTTCCTGCTCCTACATTTGATCGTAGAAATGTTTCGAGGAACTCGAATAATAACTCTCCCGAAGGTTATGATAATAATCGCACAAACCCAACTGTTAATAATTTACCTTCATATCCTACAAACCTTGCACGTCCTAAGGCAATTAAACCAATGCCTACTTCTATACACGGTCAAACAAGTCCTTTATCGCCAATTCCTCCGGTACACACAACCCATGGGTTAGTTTCTGACATTCGTCCTCTCCCTTCTGTTTCTTCCCCGATAATGCGTGCTGATAGCACACCGATTTCACATAACTTAGCTGTGACACCTTCGTTTTCCCCTATTCCACAGCAAAGTAATAAGTCTATTGGTAATCACAAAAATACATCGGTTGCTAATGTATCATCCAAGGTTGCTAATTCCAAGTTTGAAAGGAATATATCTATGATGTCTAACAGTAATGCTTCTTCACCCGCTATTTTTGAAGTGGGTGCagaagcaaaagaaaagacgAAGGATGCGATTCCTTGTCATCCTGATGATAAGTTGATGATTCCGTCACCAAAAATTGTGACGCACGGAGACGCTATGCAAGAAGAACAGCGTCTTCGCCAAAAATCTCAAATCACACCTGATGACGAAGTTGAGTTGGCAAAAGTTTATTTGAATGCATTAGAAACTTTAGAAAACAAGCCGAGCTTAGCTCCCGACCAGGCTAGTTATAATACTCGAATCAATGTTTATCGAACCAGAGCTGttgaacttttaaaaaagaatgctTATCCTAGCAAAACCCAGAATACTGTACCCGAAGCTCTGTTTTTAATAGGACAATTTCACAGTCAGGGGGTATTAGGATTTAGACGCGATTTGGGAAAAGCATTTGAGTTGTACAGCCTTGCAGCTAAAAAAGGACATCCTTTGAGTAATTACAGAGTTGCTGTTTGTCTTCAAACTGGTACCGGGGTTAAGCCGGACACTAGTAAGTGCGTTGCCATCTATAAAAAGGCAGCTGAAATGGATGTAGTCGAAGCTATGTTTCGTATCGCTCTGATTTACTTAAATGGTTTGTTAGGGCAAAAACGCAATATATCTCTCGGTGTGCAATGGCTCGAACGTGCATGTAAGTCTAAGGGGCCCGAATCAGTTAGAGCTATGTATGAACTTGCAAAGATTTATGAGCAACCGGATCGTTACGGAGTATCTGCAACCCCTGAAAGAAAGTTTGAACTTTACAAACAATCAGCTGTCTATGGCTACGCTGCCGCCCAGTGTAAACTTGGGGAGTGCTATGAACACGGTTTATTAGGGTGTTTAGCAGAACCTCGACGCAGTATTTTTTGGTACACGCGTGCTGCCGAACAAGACTATGGCGAGGCAGAACTAGGACTTTCCGGTTGGTATTTAACGGGTTCAGAGGGTATTTTGCCTAAGAATGGAGAAGAAGCTTTACTTTGGGCGCATAAAGCGGCTTGCAAAGGTTTGGCTAAAGCTCAGTATGCTGTTGGCTTTATGATGGAACAAGGCATTGGTGTTGCTGCTGATCCATCCTCTGCTCATAATTGGTACATTCGTGCAGCAAAGCAAGGATTCCCTAAGGCCAAAAAGCGCCTTGAAGAACAAGCCTTATCTAGTAAGCAAACACATTCAAAGGCacctaaaaaaaagcagcaAGAGCAGTGTGTCGTAATGTAg
- the sid2 gene encoding serine/threonine protein kinase (NDR family) Sid2 translates to MNRVNDMSPVEGDLGLQLSSEADKKFDAYMKRHGLFEPGNLSNNDKERNLEDQFNSMKLSPVASSKENYPDNHMHSKHISKLPIASPIPRGLDRSGELSYKDNNHWSDRSSTGSPRWENGSMNLSVEEMEKVVQPKVKRMATICQMFFLDHYFEQLHYLYTRKQRARLFEEQLLKEPDSRRDELVKRYNGRERVYLRKRRTRISHGDFQTITQVGQGGYGSVWLARKRDTKEIVALKIMNKSVLHKMDEIRHVLTERDILTTANSEWLVRLLYAFQDTSNIYLAMEFVPGGDFRTLLSNSGVLRDHHAKFYATEMFLAIDALHQLGYIHRDLKPENFLVGASGHIKLTDFGLSSGIISKKKIESMKIRLQEVNNVVVPERSMRERRQVFRTLLSQDPVYAHSVVGSPDYMAPEVLRGENYNHSVDYWSLGCIMYECLSGFPPFSGSNVNETWSNLKNWRKCFQRPHYDDPRDLEFNWRDDAWDFVCHCITDPKDRFCSLKQVMQHPYFSKIDWKNVRTAYRPPFVPDLNSEIDAGYFDDFTNENDMSKYKEVHEKQAAIANMVNTFNKPKRNAFIGFTFRHQKNSHPTSSSSALSSPLSAPSFGTLL, encoded by the coding sequence ATGAATCGTGTTAATGATATGTCACCAGTTGAAGGTGATTTAGGACTTCAGCTAAGTTCTGAAGCAGATAAGAAATTTGATGCATATATGAAGCGACATGGTCTTTTTGAACCCGGCAACTTGTCGAATAATGataaagaaaggaatttgGAGGATCAATTTAATAGTATGAAGCTTTCCCCAGTGGCATCTTCGAAGGAAAATTATCCTGACAATCATATGCATTCAAAACACATTAGTAAGTTACCGATTGCAAGCCCTATTCCGCGTGGTCTTGATAGATCTGGCGAGTTGAGCTACAAGGATAATAATCATTGGTCAGATAGAAGTTCAACGGGTTCACCAAGATGGGAAAATGGATCTATGAACTTGTCAGTTGAAGAAATGGAGAAAGTGGTCCAACCTAAGGTAAAGAGAATGGCAACCATTTGTCAAATGTTCTTTTTAGACCATTACTTTGAGCAGCTTCATTATCTTTATACCCGCAAGCAAAGAGCCCGTCTTTTTGAAGAGCAGTTGCTTAAAGAGCCTGATTCACGAAGAGACGAGCTAGTGAAGCGATACAATGGACGTGAACGAGTATATCTAAGGAAAAGGAGGACACGCATTAGTCACGGAGATTTCCAGACCATCACTCAAGTCGGACAAGGTGGATATGGCTCTGTTTGGTTGGCTAGGAAGCGTGACACCAAAGAGATTGTTGCTTTGAAAATCATGAATAAATCGGTTTTGCATAAAATGGATGAGATCAGGCATGTTCTTACTGAGCGTGATATCCTTACGACAGCCAACTCGGAATGGTTAGTTCGTCTACTTTATGCTTTTCAGGATACTTCAAACATTTATCTCGCTATGGAATTTGTTCCTGGTGGTGATTTCCGTACTTTGCTTAGCAACAGTGGTGTTTTAAGGGATCATCATGCCAAGTTTTATGCTACAGAAATGTTCCTAGCTATTGATGCTTTGCATCAACTTGGTTACATCCATCGTGACCTTAAGCCAGAAAACTTTTTGGTTGGAGCTAGCGGCCATATTAAATTGACGGACTTTGGTTTAAGTTCTGGAATAATCagcaaaaagaagattGAAAGTATGAAGATTCGTCTTCAAGAAGTCAACAATGTCGTTGTTCCCGAAAGGAGCATGAGGGAAAGGCGACAAGTGTTTCGAACTCTTTTATCTCAGGATCCTGTATACGCTCATTCAGTAGTTGGCTCTCCTGATTATATGGCCCCAGAGGTTTTACGAGGTGAAAACTACAACCACTCTGTAGACTATTGGTCTCTTGGCTGCATCATGTATGAATGTCTTTCTGGTTTTCCTCCATTTTCTGGCTCCAATGTTAATGAAACCTGGTCTAACTTGAAGAATTGGCGCAAGTGTTTTCAACGCCCTCACTATGATGATCCCCGCGATTTGGAATTCAACTGGAGAGATGATGCATGGGATTTTGTATGTCACTGCATTACTGATCCCAAGGATCGCTTTTGTTCTCTTAAGCAAGTCATGCAACATCCTTACTTCTCAAAGATTGATTGGAAAAATGTTCGTACAGCATATCGTCCTCCGTTTGTACCCGACCTTAATTCTGAGATTGACGCAGGATATTTTGATGATTTCactaatgaaaatgatatgTCTAAATATAAGGAAGTTCATGAGAAACAAGCTGCAATTGCTAATATGGTTAACACATTTAATAAGCCTAAACGCAATGCTTTTATCGGCTTCACTTTTAGgcatcaaaaaaatagtcATCCTACTAGCTCTAGTAGCGCATTATCTAGTCCCCTCTCTGCTCCTTCTTTCGGGACTCTATTATAA
- the dnf2 gene encoding phospholipid-transporting ATPase: MESVEEKSKQRRWLPNFKALRLKVYRLADRLNIPLADAARVELEEYDGSDPQSLRGLQKLPRTLYFGLPLPDSELDDTGEAKRWFPRNKIRTAKYTPIDFIPKNIFLQFQNVANLFFLFLVILQSISIFGEQVNPGLAAVPLIVVVGITAVKDAIEDFRRTMLDIHLNNTPTLRLSHYQNPNIRTEYISYFRRFKKRISALFRVFLAKQEEKKRAKRLNDAVPLEDMAGSESRPSYDSIFRESFEAKRSFEDSKGKVPLSALDGTATILQSRPMDIIDYEAEATGECHFKKTYWKDVRVGDFVKVMDNDEIPADIVIINSSDPEGICYIETKNLDGETNLKMRHALTCGKNVVDEASCERCRFWIESEPPHANLYEYNGACKSFVHSEAGGSDTSQTVSEPISLDSMLLRGCVLRNTKWVIGVVVFTGDDTKIMLNSGAPPLKRSRITRNLNWNVYLNFIILFSMCFVCAVVEGIAWRGHSRSSYYFEFGSIGGSPAKDGVVTFFTGVILFQNLVPISLYISIEIVKTIQAIFIYFDKDMYYKKLKYACTPKSWNISDDLGQVEYIFSDKTGTLTQNVMEFKKCTINGVAYGEAFTEAMAGMAKREGKDTEELTLQKQSFIERDRMQMISQMRNMHDNKYLVDDNLTFISSQFVHDLAGKAGEEQSLACYEFFLALALCHSVVADRVGDRIVYKAQSPDEAALVGTARDVGFVFLDQRRDIMVTRALGETQRFKLMDTIEFSSARKRMSVIVKGPDNRYVLICKGADSIIFERLEPNEQVELRKTTSEHLRIFALEGLRTLCIAKRELTEEEYYEWKEKYDIAASAIENREEQIEEVADLIESHLTLLGGTAIEDRLQEGVPDSIALLAQAGIKLWVLTGDKMETAINIGFSCNLLDAGMDMIKFDVDQEVSTPELEVILADYLYRYFGLSGSVEELEAAKKDHDTPSGSHALVIDGSVLKRVLDGPMRTKFLLLCKRCKAVLCCRVSPAQKADVVQLVRESLEVMTLAIGDGANDVAMIQKADIGVGIVGEEGRAAAMSADYAIGQFRFLSKLVLVHGRWDYNRVAEMVNNFFYKSVVWTFTLFWYQIYNNFDANYLFDYTYVMLFNLIFSSLPVIVMGVYDQDVNADLSLRIPQLYKRGILQLNSARKIFIGYMLDGFYQSVICFFFSFLVINNVTTAAQNGRDTMAVQDLGVYVAAPTIMVVDTYVILNQSNWDVFSIGLWALSCLTFWFWTGVYSQSLYTYEFYKSASRIFRTPNFWAVLCGTIVSCLFPKFLFMTTQKLFWPYDVDIIRESYRTKRLHELDEEEEIENAEQSPDWASSTLQVPFNASSSSLATPKKEPLRLDTNSLTLTSSMPRSFTPSYTPSFLEGSPVFSDEILNRGEYMPHRGSISSSEQPLRP, from the exons ATGGAAAGTGTTGAGGAAAAATCAAAGCAAAGGCGCTGGCTTCCCAATTTTAAGGCTTTACGGCTCAAAGTCTACCGTTTAGCTGATCGTCTGAATATTCCTCTTGCTGATGCCGCTAGAGTAGAGTTAGAAGAATATGATGGCTCAGATCCACAATCTTTAAGAGGCCTTCAAAAGCTTCCAAGGACTCTTTACTTTGGATTACCATTACCAGATTCGGAGCTTGACGATACTGGTGAAGCCAAGCGTTGGTTTCCTCGTAACAAAATTCGTACTGCTAAGTACACCCCCATTGACtttattccaaaaaatatttttttacaatttcaGAATGTtgcaaatctttttttcttgtttttaGTTATTTTACAG TCTATTTCCATATTCGGTGAACAAGTAAATCCTGGATTGGCTGCTGTTCCTTTAATTGTTGTTGTCGGTATTACCGCTGTTAAAGACGCTATTGAAGATTTTCGCCGAACCATGCTtgatattcatttaaataacACCCCTACCCTTCGTTTAAGCCATTATCAAAACCCAAACATTCGTACTGAATACATCAGCTACTTTAGACGATTCAAAAAACGGATCTCCGCTCTTTTTCGCGTATTTCTAGCAAAGCAGGAGGAAAAGAAGAGAGCAAAGCGTTTGAATGACGCTGTACCTTTGGAAGATATGGCAGGTTCTGAATCAAGACCTAGTTATGATTCTATTTTCAGAGAGTCTTTTGAGGCAAAACGATCGTTTGAAGATTCAAAGGGCAAAGTCCCCTTAAGTGCTTTAGATGGGACTGCAACTATTCTCCAATCGCGTCCCATGGATATTATTGATTATGAAGCCGAAGCTACTGGCGAGTGccatttcaaaaaaacatacTGGAAGGATGTCCGTGTAGGtgattttgtaaaagttaTGGataatgatgaaattcCCGCAGATATAGTCATCATTAATTCATCCGACCCTGAAGGTATTTGTTACATTGAAACCAAGAATCTTGATGGTGAAACCAACTTAAAAATGCGTCACGCTCTAACGTGCGGAAAGAATGTAGTTGACGAGGCCTCATGCGAGAGATGTCGTTTTTGGATAGAGAGTGAACCACCACACGCTAACCTTTATGAGTATAATGGAGCATGTAAGTCCTTTGTCCATTCTGAAGCAGGTGGCTCTGATACCTCCCAAACTGTTTCAGAGCCCATCAGTCTGGACTCAATGCTATTGCGTGGTTGTGTCCTTAGGAATACAAAATGGGTGATTGGAGTTGTCGTATTTACTGGCGATGATACCAAGATTATGCTGAACTCTGGTGCTCCGCCATTAAAGCGTAGTCGCATTACTAGAAATCTTAATTGGAATGTTTATcttaatttcattatccTTTTCTCCATGTGTTTTGTTTGCGCAGTTGTCGAAGGAATCGCCTGGCGTGGTCATTCTCGCTCCTCGTATTACTTTGAGTTTGGTTCCATTGGTGGTTCTCCTGCCAAAGATGGTGTCGTCACGTTTTTCACTGGtgttattctttttcaaaacttggTGCCCATTTCGCTTTatatttcaattgaaatCGTTAAGACCATCCAGgcaatttttatatatttcgACAAAGACATGTATTATAAGAAGCTAAAGTATGCTTGTACTCCAAAATCTTGGAATATTTCTGACGATCTTGGACAAGTGGAATATATCTTTTCTGATAAAACAGGTACTCTTACTCAAAATGTTAtggaatttaaaaaatgtacgATCAACGGAGTTGCGTATGGTGAGGCATTTACCGAAGCAATGGCGGGAATGGCAAAACGCGAGGGAAAGGATACTGAAGAATTGACTCTTCAAAAGCAAAGTTTCATTGAACGTGACCGAATGCAAATGATTTCTCAAATGCGAAATATGCACGACAACAAATACCTTGTGGATGATAACCTCACGTTCATCTCGTCGCAGTTTGTTCATGACCTTGCTGGCAAAGCTGGTGAAGAACAGTCACTTGCATGCTATGAGTTTTTCTTGGCATTGGCCCTTTGTCATAGCGTAGTTGCAGACAGAGTTGGTGACCGGATTGTCTATAAAGCACAATCGCCAGATGAAGCTGCACTCGTGGGTACCGCCCGCGACGTTggctttgtttttttggaCCAGCGGAGAGACATTATGGTTACTCGTGCTCTTGGAGAAACCCAAAGATTCAAATTGATGGATACTATTGAATTCAGCTCAGCGAGGAAGAGAATGAGTGTGATCGTTAAAGGACCCGATAACCGTTATGTGCTTATTTGCAAAGGTGCTGATAGCATTATTTTCGAACGTTTGGAACCAAATGAACAAGTTGAATTACGTAAAACCACTTCTGAGCATCTCAGAATTTTTGCATTGGAAGGTTTACGAACACTTTGTATCGCAAAAAGAGAGCTTACTGAAGAGGAATATTACGAATGGAAAGAAAAGTATGACATCGCCGCATCTGCAATTGAAAACCGTGAGGAGCAAATAGAGGAAGTTGCCGATTTGATTGAATCTCATCTTACTTTGCTCGGTGGAACAGCTATTGAGGATCGATTACAAGAAGGAGTACCTGATTCAATTGCATTATTGGCTCAAGCCGGTATCAAATTGTGGGTTCTGACCGGAGACAAAATGGAGACTGCTATTAATATTGGTTTTTCTTGCAATTTATTGGACGCTGGCATGGACATGATTAAGTTTGATGTGGACCAAGAAGTGTCAACACCAGAGTTGGAAGTTATTTTAGCTGACTACTTATATCGTTATTTTGGTTTGTCTGGATCAGTTGAAGAACTTGAAGCTGCTAAGAAGGATCATGACACTCCCTCTGGCTCTCATGCGTTAGTTATTGATGGATCAGTACTTAAACGAGTTTTAGATGGTCCAATGAGAACCAAGTTTCTGCTACTTTGTAAAAGATGCAAGGCTGTCTTGTGTTGCCGTGTTAGTCCGGCTCAAAAAGCAGATGTTGTTCAATTGGTACGCGAAAGCCTTGAAGTAATGACGTTAGCCATTGGAGATGGTGCGAATGATGTTGCAATGATTCAAAAAGCTGATATTGGTGTTGGTATTGTTGGTGAAGAAGGCCGTGCTGCAGCTATGTCTGCGGATTATGCAATCGGTCAATTCCGATTTTTGAGCAAGCTGGTTCTTGTTCATGGCCGTTGGGATTATAATCGTGTTGCTGAAATGGTAAACAACTTTTTCTACAAGAGTGTTGTATGGACATTTACTTTATTCTGGTATCAGATTTACAACAATTTCGACGCAAATTACCTTTTCGATTATACTTATGTTATGCTGTTTaacttgattttttcatcGTTACCTGTCATTGTCATGGGTGTCTATGATCAAGATGTTAATGCTGATTTGTCGCTTCGGATCCCTCAGCTTTACAAGCGTGGTATTTTGCAATTAAATTCAGCCAGGAAAATCTTTATTGGATATATGCTTGATGGGTTTTATCAGTCTGTAAtctgtttctttttctcttttcttgtGATTAACAATGTGACCACAGCTGCTCAGAATGGTCGTGATACTATGGCTGTACAAGATTTAGGTGTTTACGTTGCTGCGCCAACTATTATGGTTGTCGACACGTATGTTATTCTGAATCAATCAAATTGGGATGTGTTTTCAATTGGTTTATGGGCGCTCAGTTGTTTGACATTTTGGTTTTGGACTGGCGTCTACTCTCAAAGCCTTTATACATatgaattttataaatctGCTTCGCGTATATTCAGAACTCCAAATTTTTGGGCTGTTTTATGTGGAACGATTGTAAGTTGTCTTTTCCCgaagtttttgtttatgaCAACGCAAAAGTTATTTTGGCCATATGATGTGGATATCATTCGCGAAAGTTACCGCACTAAACGCCTTCATGAATtggatgaagaagaggagATTGAGAATGCCGAACAATCTCCAGATTGGGCATCTTCTACTTTACAGGTCCCTTTCAACGCATCTTCGTCAAGTTTGGCGACACCCAAGAAAGAACCTTTACGTTTGGACACAAATTCGCTTACACTCACATCAAGTATGCCAAGAAGCTTTACCCCGTCATATACTCCAAGTTTCTTGGAGGGCTCTCCTGTGTTCTCTGATGAAATACTTAACAGAGGCGAATACATGCCTCATCGTGGttccatttcttcttctgaaCAGCCGTTACGGCCTTAA
- the hem3 gene encoding hydroxymethylbilane synthase — translation MPSCTSFPIGTRKSKLAVIQSEIIREELEKHYPHLEFPIISRDTIGDEILSKALFEFKRQLAKSLWTRELEALLVTNQCRILVHSLKDLPSEMPDGMVIACIPKRSCPLDAIVFKAGSHYKTVADLPPGSVVGTSSIRRRALLARNFPHLRFVDIRGNVGTRLAKLDAPDSQFDCLVLAAAGLFRLGLKDRIAQMLTAPFVYYAVGQGALAVEVRADDKEMIEMLKPLQHQETLYACLAERALMKRLQGGCAIPIGVQTDVLAISNSSYRISLLGTVLSADGLRAAFGNAEAVVSSEEEAEELGITVALALLKNGAGPILEEHQRSSDSEESLKNY, via the coding sequence ATGCCATCCTGTACTTCATTCCCCATTGGAACTCGCAAGTCAAAACTTGCTGTAATTCAATCAGAAATTATTCGTGAAGAGCTCGAAAAACACTACCCCCATCTTGAGTTTCCAATCATTAGCAGAGATACTATTGGCGATGAAATTCTCTCAAAGGCTTTGTTTGAATTTAAGCGTCAACTAGCAAAATCTTTGTGGACGCGAGAACTTGAAGCTTTGCTCGTCACTAACCAATGTCGTATTCTCGTACATTCTTTGAAAGATTTGCCCTCTGAAATGCCAGATGGTATGGTGATAGCCTGTATACCCAAACGTAGCTGTCCTTTGGATGCCATCGTCTTCAAGGCTGGCTCCCACTATAAAACTGTAGCCGATCTCCCTCCTGGTAGTGTTGTTGGAACCAGCAGCATTAGACGTCGTGCTCTTCTCGCTAGAAATTTCCCTCATCTTCGTTTCGTTGACATTCGTGGAAACGTTGGAACCAGACTTGCTAAACTTGATGCTCCCGACTCTCAATTCGATTGTTTAGTCCTTGCTGCCGCTGGTCTATTTCGTTTGGGTTTAAAAGACCGTATTGCTCAAATGCTTACTGCTCCTTTTGTGTATTATGCCGTTGGACAGGGTGCTTTGGCTGTTGAAGTTCGTGCTGATGATAAAGAGATGATTGAGATGTTGAAGCCGTTGCAGCATCAAGAAACTTTATATGCTTGTTTGGCTGAACGTGCTTTGATGAAGCGCTTACAAGGTGGTTGTGCTATCCCAATCGGCGTACAAACTGACGTTCTCGCTATTTCCAATTCATCATATCGCATCTCATTACTTGGTACGGTCCTTTCTGCTGATGGTCTTAGAGCCGCTTTTGGCAATGCTGAAGCTGTCGTTTCGTCAGAAGAGGAAGCCGAGGAACTGGGAATTACGGTTGCGCTCGCACTTCTCAAAAATGGCGCTGGTCCCATTTTAGAAGAGCATCAACGGAGCAGTGATAGTGAagaatctttaaaaaattattag